One stretch of Oceanimonas pelagia DNA includes these proteins:
- the rpmE gene encoding 50S ribosomal protein L31, protein MKQGIHPEYKEIVAKCSCGNEIKTRSTLGHDLNLDVCSACHPFFTGKQKIVDTGGRVDRFNKRFGMLGSKK, encoded by the coding sequence ATGAAACAAGGTATCCACCCGGAATACAAAGAAATTGTTGCCAAATGTTCTTGCGGTAACGAGATCAAGACCCGCTCCACCCTGGGCCATGATCTGAACCTGGACGTTTGCTCCGCCTGCCACCCCTTCTTCACCGGCAAGCAGAAGATCGTTGATACCGGCGGCCGTGTTGATCGCTTCAACAAGCGTTTCGGCATGCTGGGCAGCAAGAAGTAA
- the priA gene encoding primosomal protein N', with the protein MKKPATPPPGQAGLLRVVLPVPLRREFDYLCPLPLPLPGCRVRVPFGNRSLVGLVLSHPEHTEVDLARIKPVTAVIDTCPVLGKAERKLLAWAAQYYLHPPGEVYFQALPTLLRKGEDAGYKPVEAWHALSGDSTTLSRAVKQRQAFELLTQGPMPPGELAARGVTSATLNALARKGLAEKRQTLPTPTDWHGEVTINEDGKPRLTTEQALAVSLLQQAEGFSPFLLEGITGSGKTEVYLQAMEPVLKAGKQVLVMVPEIGLTPQTIARFQRRFPLPVCTLHSAMNERERLDAWLACKDGSAAIVIGTRSALLTPFARLGLIIIDEEHDASFKQQDGFRYHARDLALLRARQLNIPIVLGSATPSFESLHNTANGKYQRLTLSQRPGSATVAEHLLLDSRHVQLEAGLSPQLQQLMAGELEQGNQVMLFLNRRGYAPVLLCHDCGWLADCERCDAHYTWHKSGNRLHCHHCDHQRAKPPHCPQCGSVRLVGTGLGTEQVEQALAVLFPQYSTIRIDRDNTRRKGSFEQHLEGIRAGKYQILIGTQMLAKGHHFPDVTLVAMLDVDGALFAGDFRAAERLAQLYIQVAGRAGRASKPGRVVLQTHHPDHALLQDLANQGYRHFAHTALEERRRAGLPPYSHQALFRCQATQGEACREFLVPLAQQLTPALPATVLCLGPFSARMERKAGQYRYQMLLQANSRRDLASACRRALAIADTLPAARRVRWSLDVDPQELW; encoded by the coding sequence ATGAAAAAACCAGCAACGCCCCCTCCCGGTCAGGCCGGCCTGCTGCGCGTGGTGCTGCCCGTTCCGCTGCGCCGGGAATTCGATTATCTTTGCCCCCTGCCCCTGCCCTTACCCGGTTGCCGGGTGAGGGTACCTTTCGGCAACCGGTCTCTGGTGGGGCTGGTGCTGTCCCATCCCGAACACACCGAGGTCGACCTCGCCCGCATCAAGCCGGTGACCGCCGTGATTGATACCTGTCCCGTGCTCGGGAAAGCCGAGCGCAAACTGCTGGCCTGGGCGGCACAATACTATCTGCACCCGCCGGGCGAGGTGTACTTCCAGGCCCTGCCCACCCTGTTGCGCAAGGGCGAGGATGCCGGCTACAAACCGGTGGAGGCCTGGCACGCACTGAGCGGCGATAGCACCACCCTGAGCAGGGCGGTCAAACAACGGCAGGCCTTCGAGCTGCTGACTCAGGGGCCCATGCCCCCGGGGGAACTGGCGGCCCGGGGCGTGACCTCCGCCACCCTCAACGCCCTGGCCAGAAAAGGCCTGGCGGAAAAGCGGCAAACCCTGCCCACCCCCACCGACTGGCACGGTGAAGTGACCATCAATGAGGACGGCAAGCCGCGCCTGACCACGGAGCAGGCGCTGGCGGTGAGCCTGTTGCAGCAAGCCGAGGGCTTCAGCCCGTTTCTGCTGGAGGGCATTACCGGCTCGGGCAAGACCGAAGTGTATCTGCAGGCCATGGAGCCGGTGCTCAAGGCCGGCAAACAGGTGCTGGTCATGGTGCCGGAAATCGGCCTCACGCCCCAGACCATTGCCCGCTTTCAGCGCCGCTTTCCGCTGCCGGTGTGCACCCTGCACTCGGCCATGAACGAGCGGGAACGGCTCGACGCCTGGCTGGCCTGCAAGGACGGCAGCGCCGCCATCGTGATTGGCACCCGCTCGGCACTGCTCACCCCCTTTGCCCGGCTGGGGCTGATCATCATCGACGAGGAGCACGACGCTTCATTCAAACAGCAGGATGGCTTTCGCTACCATGCCCGGGATCTGGCGCTGCTGCGCGCCCGGCAGCTGAACATTCCCATCGTACTGGGCTCGGCCACCCCCAGCTTTGAAAGCCTGCACAACACCGCCAATGGCAAGTACCAACGGCTGACCCTGAGTCAGCGCCCGGGCAGCGCCACCGTGGCCGAGCACCTGCTGCTCGACAGCCGCCACGTGCAGCTGGAGGCCGGACTGTCGCCCCAGTTGCAGCAGCTGATGGCCGGTGAGCTGGAGCAGGGCAATCAGGTGATGCTGTTTCTCAACCGCCGGGGTTATGCCCCGGTGCTGCTGTGCCACGACTGCGGCTGGCTGGCCGACTGCGAGCGCTGCGATGCGCACTACACCTGGCACAAGAGTGGCAACCGGCTGCACTGCCACCACTGCGATCACCAGCGAGCCAAACCGCCCCACTGTCCTCAGTGCGGCAGTGTCAGGCTGGTGGGCACCGGCCTGGGTACCGAGCAGGTGGAGCAGGCGCTGGCAGTATTGTTTCCCCAGTACAGCACCATTCGTATCGACCGGGACAACACTCGGCGTAAGGGCAGCTTTGAGCAGCATCTGGAAGGCATTCGCGCCGGCAAGTACCAGATCCTGATCGGCACCCAGATGCTGGCCAAGGGCCATCATTTTCCCGACGTCACCCTGGTGGCCATGCTGGACGTGGACGGCGCCCTGTTTGCCGGCGACTTTCGGGCCGCCGAGCGCCTGGCCCAGCTCTATATTCAGGTGGCCGGCCGCGCCGGCCGCGCCAGCAAGCCGGGCCGGGTGGTGTTGCAGACCCACCACCCGGATCATGCTCTGTTGCAGGATCTGGCCAACCAGGGCTATCGCCACTTTGCCCACACCGCGCTGGAAGAACGCCGCCGGGCCGGGCTGCCGCCCTACAGCCATCAGGCGCTGTTTCGCTGCCAGGCCACGCAGGGGGAAGCCTGCCGGGAATTTCTGGTGCCCCTGGCGCAACAACTGACCCCCGCCCTGCCCGCCACCGTGCTGTGCCTGGGCCCGTTCAGCGCCCGCATGGAGCGCAAGGCCGGGCAGTACCGCTATCAGATGCTGCTGCAGGCAAACAGCCGGCGGGATCTGGCCTCGGCCTGCCGGCGGGCGCTGGCCATTGCCGACACCTTGCCGGCGGCACGCCGAGTAAGATGGTCGCTGGATGTGGATCCACAGGAATTGTGGTAA